The proteins below come from a single Sorghum bicolor cultivar BTx623 chromosome 4, Sorghum_bicolor_NCBIv3, whole genome shotgun sequence genomic window:
- the LOC8075750 gene encoding uncharacterized protein At3g17950: protein MDADADMIPSSPSAETSPSSSDIATESTGSFFRDRSTTLGTLMGVSLADEEQEQGQDHHHHHHQSGQDAVDGTGTVTPRAPVHEDEGDGWRWRRRWRRRHWRSAGGWWRLCRDDVRVPTSLGHFLDMERQLSGTGLLCGGDGAGERDAAAAADETGRWKLRRPAQGTSSSLARLPVLLTAICSGGAA, encoded by the exons ATGGACGCCGATGCCGACATGATCCCCTCCTCGCCCTCCGCCGAGACATCGCCCTCATCGTCCGATATCGCcactgag TCCACGGGGTCGTTCTTTCGGGACCGGAGTACGACGCTGGGCACGCTGATGGGCGTGTCCCTCGCCGacgaggagcaggagcaggggcaggaccaccaccaccaccaccaccagtcaGGGCAGGATGCGGTGGATGGGACGGGGACGGTGACGCCGCGTGCTCCGGTGCATGAGGATGAGGGGGACGGGTGGAGGTGGCGCCGCAGGTGGAGGCGCCGGCACTGGCGCAGCGCCGGCGGGTGGTGGAGGCTGTGCAGGGACGACGTCCGCGTGCCCACGTCGCTCGGCCACTTCCTGGACATGGAGAGGCAGCTCTCCGGCACCGGGCTGCtgtgcggcggcgacggcgcgggGGAGCGGGACGCTGCCGCGGCGGCGGACGAAACGGGGAGGTGGAAGCTGCGGAGGCCGGCGCAGGGGACCTCGTCGTCCTTGGCGAGGCTGCCGGTGCTGCTCACGGCAATCTGCAGCGGTGGAGCCGCATGA